The following proteins come from a genomic window of Anopheles ziemanni chromosome 3, idAnoZiCoDA_A2_x.2, whole genome shotgun sequence:
- the LOC131287985 gene encoding uncharacterized protein LOC131287985 produces the protein MVLDINFSRYDNTTPFGFKLVGGADFDVPLTVVKILPGSIAEAAGMHMGDVVVRINDIPTSDMSYYDAHQLLACAGNQFVLGILRAREVTPSQRLIKEKTPSGEVEYINTSPKPFWTPNVTSPSFGQSREGHEEPEVPAAPITDEQIAEVLSGEAEVLKQHNVIGVNFNKMIPTSGVFKQSEVFKTLNSELVQSEEEDKKWTTFLQKPQRPPPKTPDQRQQERNPPTERYQVRIVKQPKPKIAPDYKPPKSPEPEPEPEPIPMYDEYLNERQEVEVETIKTIVEETTVAPGNPENSRGEGDAQPAPVSPSEEEPSEEFREQLQNVQKQLEALSALPNTIQATIAALTEQLAVLAAPKRKSKSVSPKPEEGAPKDGETNGGEPTTEAIVPEVSETFEVSEFTRADSSGAEQSSSVDEGEHIQYTAEEFEQLEKRMKEHDIEWTNQNDKDSDSSSVQQTNGGDVRTAVQDELKLQVVKKKKKAVSAFGPLTPQERPIYLPGGRKWRTAKDAFNEQFIAEVISSQAELIQGTTLGPSYESPHLGYDDRVNFLKYQKPEKDLSFIRNSDVYKLVHDMDPPKSGIELRPEMVVAEEDVRKVMKDETIFQPRKAKVFLYQN, from the exons ATGGTGCTGGATATAAATTTTTCCCGCTACGACAACACGACACCATTCGGCTTCAAGCTCGTCGGTGGAGCCGATTTTGATGTGCCGCTAACGGTGGTTAAA ATCCTACCCGGAAGCATCGCCGAGGCGGCCGGCATGCACATGGGCGATGTGGTGGTGCGCATCAATGACATCCCGACTAGCGACATGTCGTACTACGACGCACACCAGCTGTTGGCCTGCGCCGGCAATCAGTTCGTGCTCGGTATCCTAAG GGCACGCGAGGTAACGCCATCGCAGCGTCTGATCAAGGAGAAAACGCCATCGGGCGAGGTGGAGTACATCAACACCTCGCCGAAGCCATTCTGGACGCCGAACGTGACGAGCCCCTCGTTTGGTCAATCTCGGGAGGGCCACGAAGAGCCGGAGGTGCCAGCGGCTCCGATCACCGACGAGCAGATCGCCGAGGTGCTATCGGGTGAAGCCGAAGTGCTGAAGCAGCACAACGTGATCGG TGTTAACTTCAACAAGATGATCCCAACGTCGGGCGTTTTCAAGCAGAGCGAAGTGTTTAAGACGCTCAACAGCGAGCTGGTGCAGAGCGAGGAGGAGGACAAGAAGTGGACCACCTTCTTGCAAAAGCCCCAGCGTCCCCCGCCGAAGACACCGGATCAGCGGCAGCAGGAGCGCAACCCGCCGACCGAGCGCTACCAGGTACGAATTGTGaagcaaccgaaaccgaaaataGCCCCCGACTACAAGCCGCCCAAGTCTCCG GAACCCGAGCCGGAACCGGAACCTATCCCGATGTACGACGAGTACCTGAACGAGCGACAGGAGGTCGAGGTGGAGACGATCAAGACTATCGTCGAGGAGACGACGGTCGCGCCAGGTAACCCCGAGAATTCCCGCG GTGAAGGTGATGCCCAGCCGGCCCCGGTCAGTCCAAGCGAGGAGGAACCGTCGGAAGAGTTCCGCGAGCAGCTGCAGAACGTCCAGAAGCAGCTGGAGGCACTATCCGCGCTACCGAACACGATCCAGGCCACGATTGCCGCACTGACCGAGCAGCTGGCCGTCCTGGCGGCTCCAAAACGGAAATCCAAGAGTGTTTCGCCAAAACCGGAAG AAGGAGCGCCAAAAGATGGCGAGACCAACGGTGGCGAACCGACCACGGAGGCCATTGTGCCCGAAGTGTCCGAAACGTTCGAGGTGAGCGAGTTTACCCGGGCGGACAGCAGCGGTGCCGAGCAGTCCTCATCGGTCGACGAAGGCGAACACATCCAGTACACGGCGGAAGAGTTCGAGCAGCTAGAGAAAAGGATGAAGGAACACGATATCGAGTGGACCAACCAGAACGATAAG GATTCTGATAGCTCAAGTGTGCAGCAGACAAACGGCGGAGACGTTCGCACCGCCGTCCAGGACGAGCTGAAGCTGCAGGTGgttaagaagaagaagaaggcggTCAGCGCGTTCGGACCACTGACGCCACAGGAGCGACCGATCTACCTACCCGGTGGACGCAAGTGGCGCACGGCGAAGGACGCCTTCAACGAGCAGTTCATCGCGGAGGTGATCAGCTCGCAGGCGGAACTGATCCAGGGCACGACACTGGG CCCCTCGTACGAAAGTCCTCATCTGGGTTACGACGACAG GGTGAACTTCCTCAAGTACCAGAAGCCCGAGAAGGACCTGAGCTTTATCCGGAACAGCGACGTCTACAAGCTGGTGCACGATATGGACCCCCCGAAGAGCGGCATCGAGCTGCGCCCGGAGATGGTGGTGGCTGAGGAGGATGTGCGAAAGGTAATGAAAgatgaaaccattttccagccTCGCAAGGCGAAGGTTTTCCTCtaccaaaattaa
- the LOC131284492 gene encoding uncharacterized protein LOC131284492: MDVQVDAMEMALPPIESFKNCEYHVRVSGTTELDRRVMSFVDNLWGFEVTGGIDQFEPLTVISVKREGLARRAGIRVNDIITKINETPADKLTLAQAQELIAESGRTVKIFVSGDVDEDSEDEMTVDYWFKPYGFFSSVSDADRSMLDWEARLRANRNPDKWNGLWPWNDRRKVVYKESNCYMVPSVAEETRERELKLRATEDQYSKHLKREREEAEQRAEEQRKVDEVRRAEEERRAEEEQFFAKFEAEQKQRQEEEAAKRLQSEGETETTPQDADPEQSREADAEADQYIDELMEQEKDLGEVSTDMIDPEDGGTGELHRLTKVFGSFSKPKTRPRIRNHLGETSTYDCLPLFADHIRRTLHHLIEVHKMPEFVIEKRNIPVLTISSRDGAPSTGSENGDNPLGFRITGGADFEMPITVFQVSVLPELLGAVR, encoded by the exons ATGGATGTGCAAGTGGACGCGATGGAGATGGCCCTGCCGCCGATCGAGTCGTTCAAGAATTGCGAGTATCACGTGCGTGTCAGCGGTACGACCGAGCTTGACCGCCGCGTTATGTCATTCGTGGACAACCTGTGGGGCTTTGAGGTGACCGGCGGTATCGACCAGTTCGAGCCGCTGACGGTGATCTCGGTGAAGCGTGAGGGGCTGGCCCGGCGGGCTGGCATCCGGGTGAACGATATCATCACCAAGATCAACGAGACGCCGGCGGACAAGCTGACGCTCGCGCAAGCTCAAGAACTGATTGCGGAGTCTGGCCGCACGGTGAAGATTTTTGTCAGTGG CGATGTTGATGAAGACAGTGAAGATGAGATGACGGTCGATTATTGGTTCAAACCTT ATGGTTTCTTCTCCTCAGTGAGCGACGCCGATCGGTCAATGTTGGATTGGGAAGCTCGTCTCCGTGCCAATAGAAAT CCCGACAAATGGAACGGACTGTGGCCATGGAATGATCGTAGGAAAGTGGTGTACAA GGAATCCAACTGCTACATGGTCCCCAGTGTTGCGGAGGAAACACGTGAACGGGAGTTGAAACTGCGTGCCAccgaagatcaatattcaaaGCATTTGAAGCGAGAGCGCGAGGAAGCAGAACAGCGAGCGGAGGAGCAACGAAAGGTGGACGAGGTCCGCCGTGCCGAAGAGGAACGGCGGGCGGAAGAGGAGCAGTTCTTTGCCAAGTTCGAGGCGGAACAGAAGCAACGGcaggaggaagaagcggcCAAGCGGCTGCAGAGTGAAGGAGAAACGGAAACCACGCCGCAGGATGCCGATCCGGAACAAAGCCGGGAGGCGGATGCCGAGGCGGACCAGTACATCGACGAGCTGATGGAGCAGGAAAAGGACCTCGGTGAGGTCAGCACGGATATGATCGACCCGGAGGATGGTGGTACGGGAGAG CTTCATCGATTGACTAAAGTGTTCGGTAGCTTTTCGAAGCCCAAAACTAGGCCACGCATACGTAATCATCTCGGTGAGACATCGACCTACGACTGCCTGCCGCTGTTTGCTGACCACATCCGTCGCACATTACATCATCTCATCGAAGTACACAAAATGCCCGAATTTGTGATTGAGAAACGCAATATTCCAGTGCTGACGATCTCGTCGAGGGATGGGGCTCCTAGCACCGGAAGCGAGAACGGCGACAATCCGCTCGGTTTCCGCATTACGGGTGGGGCGGACTTCGAGATGCCGATCACGGTGTTTCAGGTGAGTGTGCTTCCAGAGCTTCTCGGTGCTGTGCGGTAG
- the LOC131287853 gene encoding uncharacterized protein LOC131287853 codes for MALDEPKVAAPEGEHAPNDGTDQPSKRDDTPDYYKRPKFKRNIIPFDTEDLSVRVIRERFLIPNQVTEGSTAQKAGLKLGDQILQINGADASAMRLATAQNVIKQAGEQLQMIVAKDDEDNRAAEEQGKPKETREVKFAGNEEQPKPDVTNKPAPNPVDNERENWTQPPERKVWHPIVWQQPPPPIPPDLYGKDAPHQQLIANIRRLLQETVAKPEERQKHIERMMLSLPTGSRRHEDDEDAEEQPKPAPKPKKKKKGKGKVGAKVAAARPRLDSETSEDDATVSEALPAVAPADPIPEEVSADA; via the exons ATGGCACTGGACGAACCGAAGGTGGCCGCCCCCGAGGGCGAGCATGCACCGAACGATGGCACCGACCAGCCATCGAAACGTGACGACACTCCCGACTACTACAAGCGGCCGAAGTTCAAGCGCAACATCATCCCGTTCGACACGGAGGACCTGTCGGTGCGAGTGATCCGGGAACGCTTTCTCATCCCGAACCAGGTGACGGAGGGCAGCACGGCCCAGAAGGCGGGCCTCAAGCTGGGCGATCAGATCCTGCAGATCAACGGGGCCGATGCGTCGGCCATGCGCCTTGCCACCGCCCAGAACGTGATCAAGCAGGCCGGCGAACAGCTGCAGATGATCGTCGCTAA AGATGACGAAGACAATCGTGCCGCCGAGGAGCAGGGCAAGCCGAAGGAAACGCGCGAAGTTAAGTTCGCAGGTAATGAGGAGCAACCGAAGCCCGATGTCACTAACAAACCCGCTCCCAATCCAGTAGACAACGAACGTG AAAACTGGACTCAGCCACCGGAGCGCAAGGTTTGGCACCCGATCGTATGGCAGCAGCCACCCCCACCGATCCCACCAGATCTATACGGCAAGGATGCGCCCCATCAGCAGCTGATCGCCAACATTCGTCGGTTGCTGCAGGAGACGGTCGCCAAGCCGGAAGAACGCCAGAAGCACATCGAGCGCATGATGCTCTCGTTGCCGACCGGCTCCCGGCGTcacgaggacgacgaggacgcCGAGGAACAACCGAAACCGGCCCCGAAgcccaagaagaagaagaagggcaAGGGCAAGGTGGGTGCGAAGGTGGCGGCCGCTCGGCCGCGTCTGGACAGCGAAACGTCGGAGGATGATGCAACGGTGTCGGAGGCGCTCCCGGCGGTGGCCCCGGCCGACCCAATCCCGGAGGAAGTTAGTGCCGACGCTTAA
- the LOC131288872 gene encoding uncharacterized protein LOC131288872 codes for MSSHDHRSLSRESCDSLSVLAVEQQLRQMQQQLNEISVIPMQIQATLSFLTKTLSKFAPPELQMQLPEALRTTANEQVEEATKLEECEDTDEIDYGGDQMVDAEENDEYSITLESLFDESKVLPLVSTPEDDEAENQQEEDEDFEPEISEEERSRIEKLERIIKLQKTWPWSQQEKPIHKRSNCHLVPSVALERSKIKQITNIGALPFYKHGYLTRV; via the exons ATGTCCTCGCATGACCATCGCTCGCTGTCGCGCGAATCCTGCGACAGTCTTAGCGTACTGGCGGTGGAACAGCAGTTGCGCCAAATGCAACAACAACTGAACGAGATCAGCGTGATCCCCATGCAGATCCAGGCGACGCTCAGCTTCCTTACGAAAACCTTGTCCAAGTTTGCTCCACCGGAGTTACAAATGCAGCTACCTGAAGCCTTGCGTACCACAGCAAACGAGCAGGTGGAGGAAGCCACTAAGCTGGAGGAATGCGAGGACACCGACGAAATCGATTACGGTGGAGATCAAATGGTGGACGCGGAAGAAAATGACGAGTATTCGATCACGTTAGAAAGCTTGTTCGATGAGTCAAAGGTGCTGCCACTGGTTTCGACGCCAGAAGATGATGAAGCTGAAAATCAACAGGAAGAGGATGAAGATTTTGAACCGGAAATCAGTGAAGAGGAGCGATCCCGTATTGAAAAGCTGGAACGTATCATCAAACTGCAGAAGACTTGGCCGTGGAGTCAGCAAGAGAAACCGATTCATAA GCGTTCCAACTGCCATTTGGTTCCGAGCGTGGCCCTAGAACGGTCGAAAATCAAGCAAATTACTAATATCGGAGCTTTACCCTTTTACAAGCATGGATATTTGACGAGAGTTTAa
- the LOC131288995 gene encoding transcription initiation factor TFIID subunit 1, which produces MSNSNSDNENEGGGLNLAGFLFGNVDENGHLDGDFLDEEAKQHLSSLSRMGLSSFLADVLQDDGAEKPPSADSDSDDSSSSDDDRRRRRYDDNDSDGANYKIKADCAVDYSDIQELAEELTVMSHSEKATEKTGSDAKDGDGPASDDIEAAISSSRIEVSKSSEPSTGDVKEEASAGSGVDDKELMPPPTAPVSGDGGVASASATSDTEDSSKDKPKKLETPLAAMLPSKYQNVDVREFFPDFRPDKVLRFSRLFGPGKISSLPQIWRSVRRRRNKKQSSRKPRDGSDSTSDSDEPRRRQQFTPTYAPIPPKDQWASDDELRFTSHAADVEKEVKDKEADSKGDSKPKVADWRYGPAQSWYDMLDVPDTGEDFNYGFKMADQAKLETLPSVSATPTENAIPDDAFLMVSQLHWEDDVVWDGNDIKHKVLQKLNSKVNAAGWLPSSGSRTAGAFSQPSGKSMPAAPAITGGSKSAASKLKTQMVINATQKAQEENEDTWFSIFPVENDELVYNKWEDEVIWDAEAVSKVPKPKILTLDANDENIILCIPDDIDPSKIIRNTGPQPKVKIPHPHVKKSKILLGKAGVINVLAEDTPPPPPKSPDRDPYNISNDVFYMTKSTEATLKIKVGGGNLLQHSTPTVELRAPFVPTHMGPMKLRMFHRPPMKKYSHGPLASTNPQPVLPLQKHIKKKAKQRELERIASGGGDVFFMRTPEDLTGRDGELILIEFCEEHPPLMNQVGMAAKIKNFYKRKIGKDPGPPEFRFGETHYAHTSPFLGILHHGQCIQAIENNMYRAPIYPHQIGETDFLVIRTRNNYFVREVDALFTAGQECPLYEVPGPNSKRANNFVRDFLQVFIYRLFWKSRDNPRKIRMDDIKKAFPAHSESSIRKRLKLCADFKRTGMDSNFWVIKPEFRLPSEEEIRAMVSPEQCCAYFSMIAAEQRLKDAGYGEKFIFAQQEDDDEEMQLKMDDEVKVAPWNTTRAYIQAMRSKCILQLTGPADPTGCGEGFSYVRMPNKPTQQNKEESESQPKRTVTGTDADLRRLSLNNAKALLRKFQVPEEEIKKLSRWEVIDVVRTLSTEKAKAGEEGMDKFSRGNRFSIAEHQERYKEECQRIFDLQNRVLASAEVLSTDEGESTASEESDLEELGKNLENMLANKKTSTQLSLEREEQERQDLLRKIMEGQGGNGGGQKKKKDDDGMKDEQQSTSAKILKITRTFKNAEGREYTRVELVRRSPVIDAYVKIRTTKDEAFIKQFATLDEAQKEEMKREKRRIQEQLRRIKRNQQKFGMNNQSQMHHSVGTPISLGDREPSTPKSFSSALARSSGGNDNSNRASGGEPSTPTSNSMGGGGGGGGSGGTGGGHEHSPSASSSRRKAKIKPDLKLKCGACGQVGHMRTNKACPQYSGLLTTPSLTVAMTEEQEEEIEKELNADDEGDLVNVDGTKVKLSGKLLKRHEDVRRRTLLLKVPKEAVGKKRRRVGGDSHCDYLQRHNKTTNRQRTDPVVVFSSVLEQILNELRDMPDVQPFMFPVNAKQVVDYHRIVQRPMDLQTIRENIRQKKYQTRDEFLVDVNQIVENSSLYNGAKSSLTVAAQRMQQKCKERLLEREERLARLEKSINPLLDDDDQVALSYMLGEYVNGALKAMPESWPFLKPVNKRLVKDYYTIIRRPMDLEKVSKKVASHKYHSRADFLADLQLIADNSEQYNGPDANFTKQARQMVEAARKELETMEHKVAQLEKNIALVQERARNEDDDMDWEDDEHELKGGEPGGSRDTTPEPDGGDDSNPERPPSSTDAARARAEAKRARARQRKAAGIDGDHHYSTDDEEFEEVGMSDNEGVSVTLEQSNTTSSMLAAPQSEDDSQQAAEAMVQLSGAQYYNATQDESMEIDPNYDPSDFLGMSNRRPPGGVAGETGGNEQQLQQSQPDVTISMGLTQSADGEFNQPTFMSQHVDQPQPGVSNEADGGGQEQQTETGQPANTEHQQQQSALPTLQSLHSDLAISDSDDDKSNLRMDENENDDNDEGGDLWF; this is translated from the exons ATGAGTAACAGCAACAGTGACAACGAAAACGAAGGTGGAGGGCTCAATTTGGCCGGCTTCCTGTTCGGTAACGTCGACGAAAATGGTCACCTCGATGGCGATTTCCTCGACGAGGAGGCGAAGCAACATCTATCGTCGTTGTCTCGCATGGGTTTGTCATCGTTTCTGGCCGATGTCCTGCAGGACGATGGTGCCGAAAAGCCACCGTCGGCGGACAGCGACAGCGACGACTCGTCGTCCAGCGATGACGATCGGCGCCGCCGTCGGTACGATGACAACGACAGTGATGGTGCGAACTACAAAATCAAAGCCGACTGTGCGGTGGATTATTCCGACATCCAGGAGCTCGCGGAAGAATTGACGGTGATGTCGCATTCGGAAAAGGCGACAGAGAAAACCGGGTCGGACGCAAAGGACGGCGATGGACCTGCGTCGGATGATATCGAAGCGGCCATTTCAAGCTCTCGTATCGAGGTGAGCAAATCCTCCGAGCCTTCCACTGGCGACGTGAAGGAGGAAGCTAGTGCCGGGAGCGGCGTCGACGATAAGGAGCTGATGCCACCACCGACGGCGCCAGTCAGTGGTGATGGTGGGGTTGCATCGGCATCGGCAACCTCCGACACCGAGGACTCCTCCAAAGATAAGCCGAAAAAGCTCGAAACTCCGCTAGCCGCGATGCTACCATCCAAGTACCAGAACGTGGACGTTCGAGAGTTTTTCCCCGACTTCCGGCCGGACAAAGTGCTGCGCTTTTCGCGCCTCTTTGGGCCGGGCAAAATATCAAGCCTGCCGCAAATCTGGCGCAGTGTCCGGCGCCGTCGCAACAAAAAACAGAGTTCGCGCAAACCGAGGGATGGCTCCGATTCGACGTCCGATTCGGACGAACCGAGGCGCCGACAGCAGTTCACGCCCACATACGCCCCGATCCCACCGAAGGATCAATGGGCGTCGGACGATGAGCTGCGGTTCACGAGCCACGCCGCCGACGTAGAGAAGGAAGTGAAGGACAAGGAGGCGGACAGTAAGGGCGACTCGAAGCCAAAGGTGGCCGACTGGCGATATGGGCCGGCGCAGTCCTGGTACGACATGCTGGACGTTCCGGACACCGGCGAGGACTTTAACTACGGCTTTAAAATGGCCGATCAGGCGAAGCTAGAAACTTTACCGTCGGTTTCGGCCACCCCGACGGAGAACGCGATCCCCGACGATGCGTTCCTGATGGTATCGCAGCTGCACTGGGAGGACGACGTGGTTTGGGATGGGAACGACATCAAGCACAAAGTGCTGCAGAAGCTCAATTCGAAGGTCAACGCTGCCGGTTGGCTTCCCTCGAGTGGGTCCCGTACGGCGGGCGCCTTCAGCCAGCCGAGTGGCAAAAGTATGCCCGCCGCACCGGCCATCACCGGCGGCTCAAAGTCCGCCGCCAGTAAGCTCAAAACGCAGATGGTTATCAACGCCACGCAGAAAGCGCAGGAAGAGAACGAGGACACGTGGTTCAGCATTTTCCCGGTCGAAAACGACGAGCTGGTGTACAACAAGTGGGAAGACGAGGTGATCTGGGACGCGGAAGCGGTCAGCAAGGTGCCGAAGCCGAAGATTCTCACGCTCGATGCGAACGACGAGAACATCATTCTCTGCATCCCGGACGATATCGATCCGTCGAAGATTATCCGCAACACGGGTCCGCAGCCGAAGGTGAAGATACCGCACCCGCACGTGAAGAAGTCAAAAATCCTCCTCGGAAAGGCGGGTGTGATCAACGTACTCGCCGAGGAcacaccgccaccgccgccgaagAGTCCCGATCGCGATCCGTACaacatctcgaacgatgtgtTCTACATGACGAAGTCGACCGAGGCCACGCTGAAGATCAAGGTCGGTGGTGGCAACCTGCTGCAGCACTCGACACCCACCGTCGAGCTGCGAGCGCCCTTCGTCCCGACGCACATGGGTCCGATGAAGCTGCGCATGTTCCACCGGCCACCGATGAAGAAGTACTCGCACGGGCCGCTCGCCTCGACCAACCCGCAGCCGGTGCTGCCGCTACAAAAGCACATCAAGAAAAAGGCGAAGCAACGCGAACTGGAACGTATCGCGTCCGGCGGTGGAGATGTCTTCTTCATGCGCACCCCCGAGGATCTGACCGGCCGGGACGGTGAGCTTATCCTGATCGAGTTTTGCGAGGAACATCCGCCACTCATGAACCAGGTCGGCATGGCGGCCAAGATCAAGAACTTCTACAAGCGCAAGATCGGCAAGGATCCGGGCCCGCCCGAGTTCCGCTTCGGCGAGACGCACTACGCGCACACGTCCCCGTTCCTCGGCATCCTGCACCACGGCCAGTGCATACAGGCGATCGAGAATAACATGTATCGGGCACCGATCTACCCGCACCAGATCGGCGAGACGGACTTTCTCGTCATCCGGACGCGCAACAATTACTTCGTGCGCGAGGTGGACGCCCTGTTCACCGCCGGCCAGGAGTGCCCGCTGTACGAGGTGCCGGGTCCGAACTCGAAGCGAGCGAACAATTTCGTGCGCGACTTCCTGCAGGTGTTCATCTATCGGCTGTTCTGGAAGAGCCGGGACAATCCGCGCAAGATCCGCATGGACGACATCAAGAAGGCGTTCCCGGCGCACTCGGAGAGTAGCATCCGTAAGCGGCTGAAGCTGTGCGCGGACTTCAAGCGTACGGGCATGGATTCGAACTTTTGGGTAATCAAGCCCGAGTTTCGGCTGCCGTCGGAGGAGGAGATCCGGGCGATGGTTTCGCCGGAGCAGTGCTGTGCGTACTTTAGCATGATCGCGGCCGAGCAGCGCCTGAAGGATGCCGGGTACGGGGAGAAGTTTATCTTCGCCCAGcaggaggacgacgacgaggagatGCAGCTGAAGATGGACGACGAGGTGAAGGTGGCGCCGTGGAACACGACCCGTGCCTACATCCAGGCGATGCGTAGCAAGTGTATCCTGCAATTGACCGGACCCGCTGATCCGACTGGCTGCGGGGAAGGCTTTTCCTACGTCCGAATGCCAAACAAACCGACT CAACAAAACAAGGAGGAAAGCGAAAGCCAACCGAAGCGGACGGTCACCGGTACGGATGCGGATCTCCGGCGGCTCTCGCTGAACAACGCCAAAGCGCTGCTCCGCAAGTTCCAGGTGCCGGAGGAGGAGATCAAAAAGCTGTCCCGTTGGGAGGTTATCGACGTCGTGCGTACGCTCTCGACCGAGAAGGCGAAAGCGGGCGAGGAGGGTATGGATAAGTTTTCGCGCGGTAACCGCTTTTCGATCGCGGAACACCAGGAACGGTACAAGGAGGAATGCCAGCGCATCTTTGACCTGCAAAATAGGGTACTCGCGTCCGCCGAGGTACTCTCGACGGACGAGGGCGAGTCGACCGCCTCGGAGGAATCGGACCTCGAGGAGCTGGGTAAGAACCTGGAGAATATGCTGGCCAACAAGAAGACCTCCACGCAGCTGTCGCTCGAGCGCGAGGAACAGGAGCGGCAGGATCTGCTGCGCAAGATCATGGAGGGCCAGGGTGGCAACGGTGGgggccagaagaagaagaaagacgACGACGGTATGAAGGACGAGCAGCAGTCGACGTCGGCGAAGATACTGAAGATTACGCGCACGTTCAAGAATGCCGAGGGCCGGGAGTACACGCGCGTCGAACTCGTCCGGCGCAGTCCAGTGATCGATGCGTACGTAAAGATCCGTACAACCAAGGACGAAGCGTTCATAAAGCAGTTTGCCACCCTCGACGAGGCGCAGAAGGAAGAGATGAAGCGCGAGAAGCGGCGCATTCAGGAGCAGCTGCGGCGCATTAAACGCAACCAGCAAAAGTTCGGTATGAATAACCAGAGCCAGATGCACCATTCCGTTGGGACGCCGATCAGCTTGGGCGACCGGGAACCATCGACGCCGAAGTCGTTCAGTAGCGCTCTCGCGAGATCGAGCGGAGGAAATGACAATTCCAACCGGGCCAGTGGTGGCGAACCTTCCACACCGACCAGCAACTcgatgggtggtggtggtggtgggggtggtagtggtggtacTGGAGGAGG TCATGAGCACAGCCCGTCGGCTTCATCATCCCGCCGGAAGGCAAAGATAAAGCCCGATCTGAAGCTAAAGTGTGGCGCCTGCGGACAGGTGGGTCACATGCGCACGAACAAAGCGTGCCCCCAGTACTCGGGCCTCCTGACGACACCCTCGCTCACGGTGGCCATGACCGAGGAGCAGGAGGAAGAGATCGAAAAGGAGCTGAACGCGGACGACGAGGGTGATCTGGTGAACGTGGACGGTACGAAGGTGAAGCTGAGCGGGAAACTGCTCAAACGGCACGAGGACGTCCGGCGACGCACGCTCCTGCTGAAGGTACCGAAGGAAGCGGTCGGTAAGAAACGACGCCGGGTCGGTGGGGATTCGCATTGCGATTACCTGCAGCGGCACAACAAAACCACCAACCGGCAGCGGACGGACCCGGTGGTGGTGTTCTCCTCCGTGCTGGAGCAAATCCTGAACGAACTGCGCGACATGCCCGACGTGCAGCCCTTCATGTTCCCGGTGAACGCGAAGCAGGTCGTCGACTATCACCGCATCGTGCAGCGCCCGATGGACCTGCAAACGATCCGGGAGAACATCCGGCAGAAAAAATATCAGACCCGTGACGAGTTCCTCGTGGACGTGAACCAGATCGTGGAGAACTCGTCGCTGTACAACGGGGCAAAGAGTTCGCTCACCGTGGCCGCCCAGCGCATGCAGCAAAAGTGCAAGGAGCGGCTGCTGGAACGGGAGGAACGTTTGGCGCGGCTCGAGAAGAGCATCAACCCGCTGCTGGACGACGACGATCAGGTCGCGCTGTCCTACATGCTCGGCGAGTATGTGAACGGCGCGCTGAAAGCGATGCCCGAAAGCTGGCCGTTCCTGAAGCCGGTCAACAAGCGCCTAGTGAAGGACTACTACACCATCATCCGGCGCCCGATGGACCTGGAAAAGGTGTCGAAGAAGGTCGCCTCACACAAGTACCATTCGCGGGCCGACTTCCTCGCCGACCTGCAGCTGATCGCGGACAACAGCGAGCAGTACAATGGGCCGGACGCTAACTTTACCAAGCAGGCGCGCCAGATGGTTGAAGCCGCCCGGAAGGAGCTCGAAACGATGGAACACAAGGTGGCACAGCTGGAGAAGAACATAGCGCTGGTGCAGGAACGGGCGCgcaacgaagacgacgacaTGGACTGGGAGGACGACGAGCACGAGCTGAAGGGCGGCGAACCGGGTGGCTCGCGGGACACCACGCCCGAACCGGACGGCGGCGATGACAGTAATCCCGAGCGACCACCATCGTCGACCGATGCGGCCCGCGCTCGGGCCGAGGCCAAACGAGCTCGGGCACGCCAACGGAAGGCGGCTGGCATCGATGGAG ATCACCATTACTCGACCGATGACGAAGAGTTCGAGGAGGTCGGCATGAGCGACAACGAGGGCGTATCCGTGACGCTCGAGCAATCAAACACAACCTCCAGCATGCTGGCCGCTCCGCAGAGCGAGGACGACAGTCAGCAGGCGGCCGAAGCGATGGTACAACTAAGCGGTGCGCAGTACTACAACGCAACGCAGGATGAGTCGATGGAGATCGATCCGAACTACGATCCGAGTGATTTCTTGGGCATGTCCAACCGGCGCCCACCGGGTGGAGTCGCCGGTGAAACCGGTGGCAATGAGCAACAGCTACAACAGTCCCAACCGGACGTGACCATCTCGATGGGGCTGACCCAGTCTGCGGATGGAGAATTTAATCAGCCAACATTTATGTCACAACACGTGGACCAACCACAGCCCGGGGTATCGAATGAGGCCGACGGTGGTGGACAGGAGCAGCAAACAGAAACTGGTCAACCGGCGAATACGgagcaccaacaacagcaaagCGCACTACCGACACTACAGTCGTTGCACTCGGATTTGGCCATTTCCGACAGTGACGATGATAAGAGTAATTTGCGAATGGATGAGAATGAAaatgacgacaacgacgaaggGGGCGATTTGTGGTTCTAA